In one Chlamydiales bacterium genomic region, the following are encoded:
- a CDS encoding class I SAM-dependent methyltransferase, translated as MKTIQTYANEWEKNAQKDAFWAILTDLTKLGGKWDKEEFFKTGKEEIQTLLHYMQGHSELQIVQFDKCVDFGCGLGRLSKGLSHHFKQVIGIDISQYMIIEAKKYNPGIEFICNQEENLRVLSGSSIDFVYSNIVLQHMHPYFQKMYIREFARILKPNGWAVFQVPVERNMRTFKDFVKKWLGAMLPRFLKKCLINKLLKGDSDFEIEMNCCKEKEIVKVAAENGLVVKQIVWSNATHPDFNGKLRFFDRKQPCVKAKLGPFISNTYFAKKL; from the coding sequence ATGAAAACAATTCAAACTTATGCCAATGAGTGGGAAAAAAATGCCCAGAAAGATGCCTTTTGGGCGATTTTAACAGATTTAACAAAGCTGGGGGGCAAGTGGGATAAAGAAGAATTTTTTAAAACTGGAAAAGAAGAAATACAAACGCTTTTACACTATATGCAAGGCCATAGTGAACTTCAGATTGTTCAATTTGATAAATGTGTAGATTTTGGATGCGGTCTTGGCAGATTAAGTAAAGGACTCAGCCATCATTTTAAGCAGGTAATAGGAATTGATATTTCTCAATACATGATTATAGAGGCTAAAAAGTATAATCCTGGCATTGAATTCATATGTAATCAAGAAGAGAATCTAAGAGTGCTTTCAGGCTCTTCTATAGACTTTGTTTATTCTAATATTGTTCTTCAACATATGCACCCTTATTTTCAAAAGATGTATATCAGAGAATTTGCAAGAATTTTAAAGCCAAATGGATGGGCTGTTTTTCAGGTACCAGTGGAGCGTAATATGCGAACGTTTAAGGATTTTGTAAAAAAGTGGTTGGGTGCTATGCTCCCACGTTTTCTTAAAAAGTGCCTTATAAATAAGCTGTTAAAAGGGGATAGTGATTTTGAAATTGAGATGAATTGCTGCAAGGAAAAGGAAATAGTAAAGGTTGCTGCTGAGAATGGGTTAGTTGTAAAGCAGATTGTATGGTCAAATGCCACTCACCCTGATTTCAATGGTAAGTTACGTTTTTTTGACAGGAAGCAGCCTTGCGTAAAGGCAAAGCTGGGACCTTTTATTAGCAATACTTATTTTGCAAAAAAACTATAA